The DNA segment TGGCAGTAGCCGGTAATATTCTCGAAGCCCGGCCTCTCCCTGATGCTCTCGCAGCTCTGGCCCCAGCCCTTCTGCGCCATGCTACCATCTTTGATCCGTTTGATAGGGAAAAGATCCGGCTTGCGCACGAGATCAACGAACGTATTCCACATCCCCCCTTCAGCCAATGGATAAGACATGCCAGGGCTCTGACCAAAGATGAACCTATCCCGGAAAATATTCCATTCCCCGATGTCAGCACGGCTTCCGCACAAGAATGCATTGCATTCATCGCACATCAAACCGCCAATAGTCACAGATACCCCATCCTGCTCCACCTCTGGCAGACAGGGGCCGGGCCGGAACTCATCAAAGCGATCAGGATTCTCGCCGCCTCCCCGTCTGGAATGTTGGCGGCCCCTCTCATGGCCTGGGGAGCCTATGCTGCGGGAAAACCTCTACTCACCGAGATGCTGCTCGAAGAGGGAGTGGATTCCTTCGTGGCCCACAACCTTCGTGCCCGCATAGCCCTGGACAGTGGCATCCATGCAAAAGCCGTTGAATATCTGAGGACGTCACTCGAAGCCGAGCCGTTCCAACCCGCGATCATCGAACAATTGGCAACACTGGAATCAGACAATTCCGAGTCCTTTCCAGAGGATAATACTCATATATGCCTCTATACATGGAATAAACCGGAACTTCTCGCACAGACCCTGCACAGCCTTGCACACACTGCCATCGGATCGACCGGCGTCACTGTCCTCAACAACGGGACCACGACCTGCTCCCCGGATGAATTGGAAAGGCGCGTCCATGATCAGACTCCGGGCCTCTCAATTCATTGGGTACATCTGCCTGTAAATATCGGTGCCCCAGCCGCTCGCAACTGGCTTCTTTCCCTGCCCGAAGTCCGCCAGTGTCGCTATGTGGCCTTCCTTGATGATGACGTGCTCCTCCCCCGAACATGGCTGGCACAATTCCATAAGACACTCCGCCGCTTCCCCGAGGCTGCAGCGGTCGGTCCCAAATGCATGAATCCGAATGTGCATACAATTCAGTACGCTTTCCGACATTTTACGCAGACAGGGCAGGACATGATTCGTTTCAGTCCCAATGCTCCCACACTCATGGATATGGGCCAATTCGACTCTGCTCGTCCGAGCCTCACTGTCATGGGATGCTGCCATCTGCTGGACACCAAACGATTGGCAGCGCGAAAAGTACCACACTTCGATATACGATTCTCTCCCTCCCAAGTGGATGACATAGAACATGATCTCCAGATATGGAAAGCAGGCGGACAGGTTTTCTACGACGGCTCTGTTGGCGTGGTTCACCTTCAGGACACAGGAAAAGCCCAATCACGCGCCACTATTGGGCATACCTATGCAAATCATTCCAAACTCGAAGCCATATTTTCACAGGAAGAACTGAGCATGATGGACGCGGCATACAAGGACGCTGACAAAAGCGCATTCAGCAAATCACTCCAAGCCGTCCTTCCTACCCTGAATGGAACGGCCCGTGTCTTTTGGGAAACAATCAAAACAAACATATAAAAAACGCCCGATATTCACCGGGCGCTATCCAATTTCATGCTTTCTTCGTATTATTTGAACGAGCGGGCAAATAACTCTTCCAAAGCGATTTTCCCGTTCTCCTCAAGAAAACGGGTCCCGGTTCCCGTGAAATGCCTGTCGGTAATAACTGGTGTCTCAACGGAAATCCACGCACCCTTTTCCCATTTGAACCAACAATTCTTGACCTGACCAAAGACATAGAGGTCCTTGTTGCAAATCTTGGCAAACTCGGCTCCCCACCCGGTCCCGCCCTTGACGGTTCCGTCTTCCTGGATGGTTCCAACCACAAAGACTTCATGCCCAGACTCGACCTGATGCATAATGGTCTGCAAGACCTTGCGCATTTTCTCGGCGTTGGTAAATTTCCGATTGAGCAGCTTGGCTACATAAGTCAAACTGACATCTTTTCTGGTCAATTCCTCATTGGTCAGAACCCGTACGCCTCGAGTCCGCTCAATCCTGTGCCCTTCAAAGGTGTAATTCACTTCAGCCAGCCCGTAATACTCGGCCAGCTTGCCGAATTGATTTTCCGCGCCCTGGGCTCCGCCGCTGAATAAGGTGTAGCTTTCGTATTTGGACATGGTCTCTCCTTGAAAATGATATGAAGTGTCTTCTGAATCGCTGGCTTGACGGCACATGTAGCACTCGTTTGATACGCCGGGCAATATCTTCGCATTATATTTTCCCGGGAAGCCAACCTCCTCTTAAGGCCGCGCTCATGAACGGTACCCCACTTGAGCCTGTTTTGCCAGCAGGTCAGCCAAGAGCACTTTATCCATATCGCGGGCCATTTTCTCAAATTCCTCTGGCTCATATTTGGTCATGAGTTTACGAAGATTGGCTGTGGCCCCGGCGGACTCACCCCCGCCCAATTCACTCTGTGCTCCTGATTTCCTTTTGTGCGCAATAGAGAGAAATCCTGTATAAACGGCGTATCCACCGGCAAGAACCATGCGAAGGTCTCGTTCCAGGTCATCGTATTGCGTGGGAGAAAAGCGAAGATCAAAGTCCCCGGTTTCAAGCAGCCGTTGTGTACGGAAAAGATGCACACACCCTGTCACCGATGCACAGGGACGAATATAGTCTGCCTGTCCGAAATCAGCATCCTGCAACATGAGAGTCCCCATCAATGCCTCCTGCCGGTGACCGGGTGAGGGAGCCAGATTGTGTTCACCACACTGCATCCGGGCCGGACCGTTGAAATCAACGACCTTGCATCCCCACACTCCGGCATCAGGATACTGTTTCACAGCCTCACCCAATCGCCCGAGCCAATCACCAGGCAAGGCAATGTCATCATCGATATACGCTACAAAGTCAGAAACCTGCACTTCAGGCAAATGCATAAGCCAGTTGCGAGCGGCCGGTGCTCCCACATTGACAGGCAAAGCCACCGATGAAGCCCGTTCCGGGCCAAACTTCTCGATGAAATGATTGATTACATCTGAAGTCGTGTCCGAACTGCCATTATCAAGCAAACAGACTCGGATGTCCGATTCCACCGCTCCTTTACTGGAGAGCAACGAATCCAGAGTCGTGACAAGGTCGTCTGCTTTGTTCCAACTGTAACCAAGCACCGTCACCCTTCCCGGCAACCTGGCAACGTTTTTCGCAGAACCGGCAAGGTGATCATGCAGCCGCAGCCAGAGACTGACATTCCACGGACGTTCGGCCACACACCTCTCAAGCAATCCAAGAGCTTTCTCTTCCTTGCCCGACCGAAGCCATGCCGTGATCAGACGCTCCTTCACCACGGGCAAGGGCAACGTATTCAAATTTTCCCGATACATTCCGGCTGCGGGAAGCACCTCACCCAATGCAAGCATGGCATTTGCTTTGGCATACGCAAACAAAGATGCCAATTCTGATCGAGGTATCGTGCTGGATATCATTTCGACGAGGAATTCCCACTGAGAATTAATTCGAACGAATTCATACAGGTGATGCCACCAGAAAAGATTTTGCGGGGTTTTCACCAGACGGTTTCGCAAAAAATCCATCTGAGTACGGACGTCTGCCGACATGGCTATCCGAGCTTCGGGCGTGACCTCGGGATGCCAATGGGAAAGAACTGCCCTGATTACGGGTAACAGGACTGGCGACACAGGGGGCAACGATTCCAGATGACTTGCCAAACCGGCAACACAATTTCCGTCAAAAGGATTTTCACCCCATGCGGCCAGAAATAAATCCTGTGCAATGCTTGCTATAATAGGGGAATTTTCCCAATTGCCTGCCAGAGCAGAACCAGTGGCACTCTGCAAATGCAGCCTGCCCGAGAAACCGAGTAACAGGTGTCGCCGCAAATCATGTGGCAACGAAGTCAAGTCAAAGGAAGGGTTCATGGTTTCCAACTATGCGGCAACTCCGGTAAAGTCAATAAACCCTCCTTTCGAAGCTATCGCTTTTCTGGTAGAAGAGAAACACGATGCACAGATTTTTCATTCCCCAAACTCTCCCGCCCTGTAGTGGCATACGTCCCGAATTCAGGGAACGTTTTTCCGGGTGGCACCTCGGCATGGGGCTGCCTGAAACCCTTCTCGCGCTCATCAGAGGGTTAAACGCTCTGGGCAGAGATATCCCCTCGTGTAAAAATACCGCTCTCGGAATGGGAGTGTGGGGATTCCAGACCCATCCGCTCATGCATGATCTGGCTCAAGCAGCCGTGGAGACGACCGCAACGGTCAATACGAATCCACAACAAAAAGCACTGGCTGAACGGATCGCTGCAACACCAAAGCTCAATGATACAGATACGGAAACCATGGAAACATGGCATGCTCTGGTTAGACAGGAGGATCGATCCCTGCTGCTTCGTTTCCTCGCCGTTGTCCTGGCAGACTCGACCAAAGGACTTTCGTGGCTTGGTCACTGTTGGCAGGATATGTTATTTCTCGGACGACCTGAGATACCAAAAGCCGCCCTGGACATGGTTCAATGGGATGCCATCACCTTTCCGCTCAAAGCCAGGCTGGAAGCTGAATGGAGCTTTCATTGCCACCAGCCAGAGCAAGCTCTGCAAGCCATAGAATCGCTCGACTCTGATCTATGGGGACTCTGGCGGGCCTATACCGGGGCAGAAGTGTTGATACGAAGCGGTGAAACCGAGGAAGCCAAGGAGGTACTCTCCAACCTCTGGAGCATGATTCCGTGGCATATCAATCTGACCCTCAAACTGCACGCCCTCTTCAACCCCATTGTCATGGCCGCAGATGAAAAAACAAACGATGCCGCAATCCTCGTTTACTCATGGAATAAAGGAGAATTGCTTGCCCAAACACTCAAAAGTCTCGCCTCCAGCAATCTCGGGCAAGCCCGAATTTATGCCCTTGATAACGGTTCTACAGACAACACACCCGAAGTTCTCAGACAGGCACAGGATATATTCGGAGCAGAACGCTTTCAGACCATAACCCTCCCTGTCAACGTAGGCGCACCTGCTGCACGCAACTGGCTGCTTTCGTTGCCAGCTGTTCGTACGGCTCAATGGGCCGCCTTTCTTGATGACGATGTTATTCTGCCCAAAGACTGGCTCCTTCATCTACTGGGAGCGGCGCAGGGAGACAAAAAACTCGGTGCGGTTGGCTGCCGCATCACCGCGGCCACTCCTCCTTTCGGTCTACAATCAGCAGACTACAATCTTTTCCCCACTCCGCCCAAAAAAACTGCACCGGGACACCTTCCCAATCGGGTTCTCCTGTACGACAATTGTGCCGGATCAACAGATACAGGACTATTCTCGTACACGCGCCCCTGTCTGTCTGTTTCGGGATGCTGCCACCTGATCAATATGGAAGCTGTTCGCATGGCCGGGGGATTCGACCTACGCTATACGCCATCTCAATTTGATGATCTTGACAGAGACCTCCGTTCTGCGCTGGCAGGGATGCCTGCTCTATATACAGGAACCATGGCTATCCATCATGTCCAGCACTCCAGTCTTGCCAAATCAAAAAGTGTGCAGCAGATAGGCCATGTCATGGGCAACAAATTCAAACTCGATACTCGATACACCGATGAAGAATTACTCCGGCTTGGTGCTGAAAACCGTGAACGCCTCTGGGATGACCTGCAAACCAAACATGATTTTCTCGCCGCCCTTCTCGGTTGACCCACACCGGATCCATGCTTACTCTTACCTTGACCAATTCAGTACGAATTAGGAGATAACCATGGACGACGTCAGAATATACGGCGATTTTCACCGCATCACTCCAGATATTTTCGAGCAAATCAAGGATGCAATCCCTGTTGATCAGGTTGAGTACGATGGTGATGTGTTACGAATTGACCATGAAGGGACCTATATCCTGATGGACGACTTTATCGAATTAATCAGTAAGAGACTGCCCGAGGAGGGCTATGGGCATGTCGAATTCATCGACAACCTCGAATGGGAAGTGACACGGTATACAATAACTCCCGGCAAGATAGAGCACAAGAAAATCAAAGTGGATAATGTCCTCGATGCTCATATGCGTGACCTCGGCATGTAATCAAATCTCATTCTCAGAAAAAAATAGGCCACCCGAACTCGGGCGGCCTATTTTTTTCTGCTTGCTATAAACAATCAGAAATGAAGTGACTGTGATGCAGCATGCATTAGTCTGACATCGACAGCTTTGGGGCCAATCTTCTCATCGACGATATCGAAAGAGACTCGCTCCCCAGCATCCAGGGTCTGGAACCCATCACGTATAACTTCGGAATAATTAACAAAGACATCCGATCCATCATCTGCGAGGATGAAACCGAATCCTTTTTGCTCGTTAAACCAACTGACCGTCCCTTCTCGCCGCACACCGACCTCCATGGAATAGGTAGATACGAAGCGAAGATAGCCCGATACCATATTCTTGGCAATCCGGTTTCTCTTAAAAAGGGTTCGAGACAATTTTACTCAGAAACCGGTCTCTCTGCTTCTTCAGGTATGCCAACACCATCTTCAGCTGTTTCCAGCTTCTTGGCGTCCTTGCGTTTCTGCTTTTCTTCTTTCTTCTTCTTCTTAGCCATTTCCTTCTGTCGCTTTGCAAACTTATAATTGGGCTTGGCCAAATTTTCCTCCCTGTTAAGATGACTTCCGCCTCTGACTGAAAGCGCGGAAAAAGAAAACGCCCGACTCCCGAATGAGAGGCGGGCGTAGATGTGCCTGATTGATCAGCAGGTAAAATGCTTACCAGCGAGGACGCTCAACACGGGGTTTGGCTTCGTTGACCTTGATGTTACGGCCACCGAAATCTTTGCCGTCCAGAGCTTCGATAGCATCCAGGTAGCCGTCTTCGGACATTTCGACAAAGCCGAAACCACGGGGACGACCGGTTTCGCGGTCTTCGATCAACTTAACGGAAGTAACTTCACCATATGCCGCAAACGCTGCACGGACCTCATCTTCAGTTGCGGACCAGGGCAAATTGCCGACATAAATGTTCTTGGACATTAAAAAACTCCTAAAGAAAGTGATGTGAAAATGACGCCCGTGCGTCACTATAAAAATAATAAAAGAAGCAGCGTACACGATGCGCACGCTGCTCCTCGATATACCTGTTCATTCAAACCAGCGCCGGCCAACATTCGACCGCGCCTCCACGGGTGCCGCTGGTGTAGAAACCAACTTATTTGCTATTTATGAAGATAAGTCAAGCAATATAATTTTTTTTATTGTTTAAAAATTACAATGCGCTTTGAGCGGGAAAGAGATTTCAGCTCCCCATTCCCATAGGAACAGAACCTTCGAACTCTTCCCGAGTACCGCAAAAAATCTGCTTTCCTCTCTCCATGACCATGACATGATTGATAGCAGCAATTCGATCTTCCACATGATGCGTGACCATCACAAGGGGTACACCGGAGTCCGCCAACTGCTGCAACAGGCCAAGCATAAGTGAACGCGAGACACTGTCCAACCCGGCCATGGGTTCATCCAAAAGTAATAATCTCGGATTCGAAGCCATGGCCCGAGCCAACAAGATTCGTCTTTGTTGCCCATAGGACATACGGCGAAGCGGACGATCCGCAAGCTCAGCCAACCCGACTCTGGCAAGCCAATCCTGTGCACCGAGCAACTCTGCACTTTCTGGCTCATCCAGCATTCCGACACTGCCCCGATACCCGGAAAGAACGGTTTCCAAAGCTGTCACTTCCCATGCCAGTTCACGCCCATATCCTGTTTGCAAGGCAGGAGAAACAAAACCAATGCGTGGCCGGGCCTTGTCCATGGGCATGCCCCCCAACCGCTCCACAACACCAAGCCCCTGAGCATCGTCAGCATACGGCGCTATTTCACTGAGAATCAATTTGAGTAGTGTTGACTTTCCAGCGCCGTTGTCACCCAGAATAATCCAATTTTCCCCAGGCAGGACAGTCCAATTGACAGAATGAAGAAAACGGACACCGCCTGACACGACGGAAACATTTTTCATACGTACCAAAAATTCAACGTCATCCACTTCATTATGCACTGGCAATTCACAAGCCACCACATCTGGTTCACTCTCCTGAAGAAGCTCAAGCGCATCTTCCCGGTCACCTTCCATGATGATTCTCCCACCATGCATAATCACTGCCCGGTTCACGGAGTGCGGCACATCACCGATTCGATGCGCAGCACATACCAAAGTGGAAATTTCCCCCGCTGTATCGAGCAAGCTCAACACTTCGGCACGAGAAACCACATCAAGTCCCTCAAGGCATTCATCCAAGAGAAGAATATCCGGACGAGGCGCCAAGGCCCGAGCTATGAGCAACTTTCTGACCTGCCCTGTCGAAAGAGTCCCCAGCTCACTTGCCGCCAATTCTTCAATACCGAGGAGAGCAATGATTTCATCTGCCGCTGCTTCCTGCTGCGGGGATGCCTGCTCATAAAGAAGCGGAGTATCAAAGAACCCGGCCAGCACAACAGTACGTCCCACTGACCGTCGGGCATGGAGAAAATAAAAATCCTGCATATCCGCAGAAACGAGTCCGATACGCTGACGCAGTCCCAGAACCGTTGGTTGAGGACCGTCCCCCAAATCATAGACGCGCACTCCACCGGGGTCGGGCAGGATATCACCACGCAACAACTTCAATAATGTTGTTTTGCCTGATCCGTTATGGCCAACCACGGCAACATGCTCTCCACGCAAAAGCTGCATGGAAAGAGAACCTACCAATCGTGTCCCGTTTCGTCTCACGGACACGCCTTCAAGCTGAATAAGTGGATGCATAAGGACATTCTTCACCTTCATTCACCGAAAGGCAACCCTTTCGCCTTGAAAATACACACGGTTGTGGCATAGCATGCTGAATGTCTGCCAAAGTTGTCATCACCCATATCCCGGAATACTCGTTCCCTTCGCTCGCCCAGCGCACTGCCGTCCTTCTGGAAAAAGCAGGTCTCACTCCCTCTCCCGGCCACCATATTCTAGTGAAACCCAACCTGGTGTCCCCCAGCAATGCCAGCCATTGCTGTACGCATCCCATGATAGTCAAGGCGGCGTGCGCTTATTTACTGGACCACAAAGTGAAAATCACCGTGGCCGATTCTCCTGCTTTCGGCAATGCATCCCATGCCGCACGTCGATCCGGCCTGCGACAAGCCATGGCAGAACTCGGTCTCGAAGTGACCAGCCTTCGCCACCCGACTCCACTGCCCCTGAGCCAGGGCGGGACCATAGGGATTTCAAAGGATGCTCTCGAAAAGGACCTCATACTCAATATCCCGAAACTCAAGGTCCACTGCCAGATGACCATCTCCGGGGCGGTCAAGAATCTTTTCGGATGTGTGGTCGGCTTTCGCAAGGCCGTCGCTCATAACAGGCTTGGTCACAGTCATGAAGTTTTCCGCTCCATGCTTATGGATGTTTACGATGCACTGCCGACAACGTTTCACCTCATGGACGGAATCCATTCCATGCACAAGGATGGACCTATTAATGGAGAGCCATTTGAACTGGGACTGCTTTCCGCATCAAACAATGGCATTGCCCTGGACACGGCCGCATACGTTATTCTTGGTTTGCAACCAAACCAAGTGCCATTGTGGGAGGAAGCATACATGCGCCGTCTGGTTGGTTCTCACCCTGATGACATCGTGTATCCATTTGAAAACACAGGGGTCTTTGACACAACAGGTTTCGAGATGTCGAACAAACGCCCCCTTGACTTTCACCTCCTGCGCCTGATCAAAGGACGGGTTCGTAGCCTCATGAAACGGTTTGTCAAATAAGCCCCCCCTTGCACTCATCCGAGAGGGACGATATGGATAAGAATATGTTTGTGTTGCGCCACCAATTCATCATTACCGGCCAGGTTCAGGGGGTCGGCTTCAGGCCGTTTGTCTATAGAACGGCCATGGATGCCGCTGTTACCGGCTCGGTGAACAACTCCAGCCAGGGCGTGATCATCGAAGCACAAGGATCACCGGAACAATTGGAAGCATTCACCGAGACACTCGCAGGAGAAATGCCTCCCCTTGCACAGGTCGTTACCTTTGAAATGGACGAACTCACTCCGGTTGCAGGAGAAACAGAATTCATCATACTTGAATCAACGGGTGGCAGCGGACACTCCGTACTCATCAGTGCTGATGTTGCGACCTGCCCGGATTGCCTGAACGACATTGCAGACCCACAAAACCGACGGTTTCGCTATCCTTTCACCAACTGTACGAACTGTGGGCCACGCTATACTATCACCCACTCCATTCCATACGATCGCCCGCAAACTTCCATGGCCTGCTTTCCTCTCTGCCCGGACTGTCAGCGCGAATACAACGACCCATTGGACAGACGATTCCACGCGCAACCCAACGCCTGCCCCCGGTGCGGTCCCAAGGTCTGGCTGACAAGCAATACAAACACCATGATCGCCCAAGGAGACGAATCCATTCGCCGATTGGCGTGTGAACTCCTGGAAGGAAAAATCGCCGCAGTCAAAGGACTGGGAGGATTCCACCTCGTGTGTGACGCGACTTCCGACACCGCTGTTGCGACCCTCCGCACTCGTAAACACAGACCAGACAAGCCCTTGGCTGTCATGGTCCCGGATATGGAAACAGCCAAAAAGCTGGCGGACATCCTCCCGGCTGAGGAAGCATGGCTTACAGGAGTCAAGCGCCCCATTGTCCTCGCAGCAAAACGTCCCTCCCATGCGCTTTCTTCTCTCGTGGCTCCTGACACGAATTTCATTGGACTGATGCTCCCATACACCCCCCTGCACCATGTCCTGCTGAGTGATTTGACTCATACGCAAAATTGCATGGAAAAAAAGAAAGCTCTTCCGGCCCTTGTCATGACTTCCGGGAACATGTCCTCGGAGCCGATCGCCTTGGGCAACAGGGAAGCAATGGAAAGATTGTCTGACATTGCCGATATATTTCTCTACCACAATCGGGACATTCTAGTGAGGACGGATGACTCTGTCCTTCGCGTCAATCCGACCAGTGGAGACCCGCTTTTCATGCGCAGAGCACGCGGATTTACTCCAGAACCAGTCTTCCTCGCAGACAAAGGGCCAGTGGTGCTGGGAGTCGGACCGGAACTCAAATGCACCGTGACGCTGACCAAAGGAGACCAGGCATTCCCCAGTCAACATATAGGGAATGTCGCCAACCTGGAAACTATGGAGTTTCACCAGGAACTCCTTGCGCATATGGAGAAGACTCTCCAAGTAAAGCCAGAACTCATCGTGCGAGACCTCCATCCCGATTACATGACAAGTGAAAGAGCCGAGACTCTCGGTTCGGAACGGTCAATCCCGGTTGCCATCCTCCAGCACCATTACGCCCATATTCATGCGGTTCTGGCCGAAAACCAATTCACCGACCCAGCCATTGGATTTGCGCTGGATGGCACAGGCCTTGGAGAAGACGGCACCATCTGGGGTGGAGAGTGTCTCCTGGTCATGCCTGAAGATTTGTCCCATCAGCGTTTAGCCCATTTTTCACATATTCCTCTCCCTGGAGGCGAGGCTGCAGTCAAGGAACCATGGCGCATAGCCCAAGCGGCTCTCAGGGAAATAGGAATTACCAGCCCTGGAACCTATCGTTGGCCATGGCTCGATGAGTTTTCTCGCGAGTCCGCCTTTTTACCCAAGATTCTCGATAAGCGCATCAACACTCCCCTGACATCCAGCTGCGGACGACTTTTTGATGCGGTTGCCGCTCTTTGTGGTTTGGCAAATACCATCACCTATGAAGGACAGGCTGCCATTCGTCTGGAAAAAATTCAGGACATGACCGAAACACACGCCTACCCTTGTCCTCTCAAGTCTCATGAACCGATAGCTCTCAACACCCACAAGTTGATCAGAGGAGTCATAGAAGACCTCGACGCGGGAGTTCCTGTGCCCGTTGTCGCACGTCGCTTTCACCTCGGCCTTATCACGGGACTCGTGGATATGGCTTATTCCTTTTCACTGATACTCGATATACATCATATTGCCCTCTCCGGCGGTGTCATGCAAAACCTAACATTGGCCGCAGAACTTCCGATAGCGCTTGAACAAGCAGGCCTGGTCCCGTTGGTTCACAAAAAAATCCCCCCGAATGATGCCTGCATCTCACTTGGACAGGCAGCCTGGGGCCAAAGAAAACTTCTCCTTGAACATTCATAAAGGATATCATGATGCACACCATCTTTCTGACCATTATAGCACTTCTGCTCCTCTCGGCACCTGCCCAGGCACAAGAGAGCGCACCATGTCCCGCTCCGCCACTCACATTCTGTGCTCCCACCATGCTCGGCCAGGTCGCCATCAGGGAAGAAACCGCCGGACATCTTATTGATATGCGATACCCGGTTCTCTGTGATGCGGATGCAACGGCAACGATTCGAGACGATATGACCGCAACACTTGCGCGTTTCAAGGCCATAGATCCCGAACACGATCAATCAGAATTTCCGCACAAATACAGCATGGAATCAGAGTA comes from the Pseudodesulfovibrio piezophilus C1TLV30 genome and includes:
- the hypF gene encoding carbamoyltransferase HypF, translated to MDKNMFVLRHQFIITGQVQGVGFRPFVYRTAMDAAVTGSVNNSSQGVIIEAQGSPEQLEAFTETLAGEMPPLAQVVTFEMDELTPVAGETEFIILESTGGSGHSVLISADVATCPDCLNDIADPQNRRFRYPFTNCTNCGPRYTITHSIPYDRPQTSMACFPLCPDCQREYNDPLDRRFHAQPNACPRCGPKVWLTSNTNTMIAQGDESIRRLACELLEGKIAAVKGLGGFHLVCDATSDTAVATLRTRKHRPDKPLAVMVPDMETAKKLADILPAEEAWLTGVKRPIVLAAKRPSHALSSLVAPDTNFIGLMLPYTPLHHVLLSDLTHTQNCMEKKKALPALVMTSGNMSSEPIALGNREAMERLSDIADIFLYHNRDILVRTDDSVLRVNPTSGDPLFMRRARGFTPEPVFLADKGPVVLGVGPELKCTVTLTKGDQAFPSQHIGNVANLETMEFHQELLAHMEKTLQVKPELIVRDLHPDYMTSERAETLGSERSIPVAILQHHYAHIHAVLAENQFTDPAIGFALDGTGLGEDGTIWGGECLLVMPEDLSHQRLAHFSHIPLPGGEAAVKEPWRIAQAALREIGITSPGTYRWPWLDEFSRESAFLPKILDKRINTPLTSSCGRLFDAVAALCGLANTITYEGQAAIRLEKIQDMTETHAYPCPLKSHEPIALNTHKLIRGVIEDLDAGVPVPVVARRFHLGLITGLVDMAYSFSLILDIHHIALSGGVMQNLTLAAELPIALEQAGLVPLVHKKIPPNDACISLGQAAWGQRKLLLEHS